In Candidatus Eisenbacteria bacterium, the genomic stretch GACCAGCACCACGGCGCCCGCTTCGTGAGCGAGGCGCGCGATTTCGGCCACCGGGTTGATGGTGCCGAGCACGTTGGAGATGTGCACGAAGCCCATCAGCTTGACCCGGCCGTCCGCAAGCAGACGCGGCAGCGCTTCCAGGTCCAGTTCGCCGTTGCCCGTGACCGGGACGTAGCGCAGCTCGGCCTGACGTTCCTCGGCCAGGATCTGCCAGGGCACCAGGTTCGAGTGGTGCTCCATCTCGGTGAGCAGGATGGCGTCGCCTGCGCCGACGTTCGTGCGTCCCCACGCGTAGGCCACGAGGTTGATGGCCTCGGTGCTGTTGCGGGTGAAGATGATCTCGCGCGGCGAGGCCTTGACGTGTGCGGCCACCTTGCGGCGGGCGTCTTCGTACGCCGCGGTGGCCTCCTCGGCGATCTTGTAGATCCCGCGATGGATGTTGGCGTTGTACCCCGCGTAATAGCGGTTCATCGCCTCCAGCACCGCGTCCGGCTTCTGCGAGGTCGCGGCGCTGTCGAGATAGATGAGCGGCTTGTCTCGCGGCGTACGGAAGATCGGGAAGTCCTGGCGCACGCGATGCGCGTCGAGGGCGCGGGCAGGCGTGACTCTCGCGCCGGCCGCGGCTCCGGAGCTCATCACCTGCGCCTCTGATTTCACGACATCACCCGATCTTGGTTTCGATGGCCTGCCGTAGCTGCTCGCGGACGCCCTCGAGCGGGATGCGGTCCAGCACCGGGGCGAAGAAGCCCTCGACGATCAGCCGCTGGGCCTGCGACCGTGGGAGCCCGCGCGCCATGAGATAGAAGAGCTGCTCTTCGTCCACCTGGCCGATGGTGGCGCCGTGCGTGCAGCGCACGTCGTTGGCCAGGATCTCGAGTCCAGGGATGCTGTCGGCGCGGGCGGTGTCGGAGAGCAGCAGGTTGCGGTTCGCCTGGTAGGCGTCGGTGCGCTGCGCGCCCTCGCTCACCTGGATCAAGCCCTGGTAGACGCTGCGGGCGTGGTCCTTGAGGCAGCCCTTGATGAGCAGGTCGCTGGTGCCGTGGTCCTTGAGGTGGCGCTGCAGCGTGTGCAGATGGAAGTGCTGCCGCTGGTCGCCGAACATGAACCCGTGCACGTACACGCGGGCGCCCGGGCCATCGAGATCGAAGTACGAGTTGGTCTTGGTCATCCGGCTGCCGAGCACGGTGTGGATCCACTGCAGCTCGCCCTCGCGACCGACGCGCGCGCGGTGATTCGAGTAGTGGTAGACGTTGCGCCCCCAGTCCTGGAGCGTGCCGTACACCAGCTTGGCCTCCTCGCCGACGAAGACTTCGGTGCCTCCCAGGTGCGCGCCGATACCCTCGACCGTCTCCGAGAGCTGCTCCTCGATCACCGTCGCGCTCGCGCCCTTCTCGACGACGATCACACTGCGCGGGGCGGCCACGCGACGCGGGCCGTCGAGCCATTGGAAGAGACGGATCGGAATCGTGGCCGTGACGCCCTCGGGCACGTAGACGAAAGCACCGCCGGTGCGCAGCGCGGCGCCGAAAGCGGTGTACCAGTCGTAGTCGTCGTGAAGCAGCGCGCCGTAACGCTCGCGCAGCTTGGGTTCGTGCTCGCGGAAGGCCCGTGCGAGGGAGCACACCACCACGCCCTGCCGCTCGAGGCCGGGATGGGTCTGCTCCAGCACGACGTCCGCATCGCGCTGGACCACCAACGCGTAGGCCGAGGTCGCCCCCGCCAGCGCAGCGATCACGGGCGCGGGCAAGTCGTCCACGTTCCGCGCCCGCGTTCCCGCGGCGAACGGATCGAGCTCGGGGAGCGCAGCCTCGAGGGTGCGGAAGTCCGTGCGTCGCCACAGCTCGTCGGTGCGGCTCGGGAACGAGAGCGCCTTCATCGTGCCGGCTGCCGCGCGACGGCGATCGCGCGCCCACGGCGTCTCGCGCGCCTCGGCCGCGCGCGCCTCGGCGCGCGCCGCCACCTCCACGTCGAATCCGGTCCCGGACAGGTTCGTCGTCGTCATCCGACCGAGCCCTCCATCTGCAGCTGGATGAGACGATTCATCTCGACCGCGTATTCCATCGGCAGCTCCTTCACGATCGGCTCGATGAAGCCGGAGACGATCATGGCCGCCGCCTCCTCCTTGTTGATCCCGCGGCTCTGCAGGTAGAAGAGCTGCTCGTCGCCGATCTTCGATACCGTCGCCTCGTGCCCGATGGTGACCCGGTTCTCTTCGATCTCCATGTAGGGATAGGTATCGGAGCGCGACGCCTCGTCGAGGATCAGCGCGTCACAGTTCACCGTGCTCCGGCAATCCACCGCGCCCTTCGCCACCTTGACCAGACCACGGTAGCCGGCGCGGCCGCCGTCCTTGCTGATGGACTTCGAGATGATCTTGCTGGTCGTGTTCGGCGCAGCATGGATCACCTTGCCGCCCGCATCCTGATGCTGGCCCTTGCCGGCGAAGGCGATCGAGAGAATTTCGCCATGCGCCCCCGGCTCGACCATGTAGACGCTCGGATACTTCATGGTCAGCTTCGAGCCCAGGTTCCCGTCGACCCACTCCATGGTCGCGTCGCGGTAGGCGACCGCCCGCTTGGTGACCAGGTTGTAGACGTTGTTCGACCAGTTCTGGATGGTGGTGTAACGACAGCGCGCGCCCTTCTTGACGATGATCTCGACCACCGCCGAGTGCAGCGAGTCGCTCGAGTACGTCGGCGCGGTGCAGCCTTCGACGTAGTGCACGTACGCGCCCTCGTCGACGATGATCAGCGTGCGCTCGAACTGGCCCATGTCCTTGGTGTTGATCCGGAAGTAGGCCTGGAGCGGCACGTCCACGTGCACGCCCTTCGGCACGTAGATGAACGACCCGCCCGACCACACCGCGGAGTTGAGCGCCGCGAACTTGTTGTCGGTCGATGGGATCACGGTGCCGAAGTACTGCTTGAACAGCTCTTCGTGCTCCTTGAGTCCGTGGTCGCAGGACAGGAAGATCACGCCCTGCTTCTCGAGCTTCTCCTGGATCTTGTGGTAGACGACCTCGGAGTCGTATTGCGCGCCAACGCCGGCCAGGAACTTCTGCTCGGCCTCGGGGATGCCGAGCTTGTCGAAGGTGCGCTTCATGTCCGCGGGGATGTCCTCCCAGGTCTTCGACTCCTCGGAGGTCGGCTTGACGTAGTAATAGATGTTCTGGAAGTCGATCTCGGAGACGTTGCCGCCCCAGGTGGGAGTCGGCTTCTTCTCGAAGATCTCGAGCGCCTTGACGCGGTAGTCCCGCATCCACTTGGGCTCACCCTTCATGCCCGAGATCTCTTCCACGATCGCGCGGTCGAGGCCTCGTCGACTCTTGAAGACGTGCTGCTCGTCGTCGTGAAAGCCGTACTTCTCCTCGTAGCCTTCGCGGATTCCGGTGGTCGTTGCGGTGGTCATTGGGACTCCACCTCCTGCCTCTCTCGCACCCAGTCGTAGCCCCGGGTCTCGAGCTCGTGCGCCATCTCAGGACCACCCGAGATCGAGATCCGACCGTCGACCATGACGTGTACATGGTGCGGCTTGATGTAGTTCAGGATGCGCTGGTAGTGCGTGATGACCAGCACGCCCATCTCGGGGCCGGCGAGCGCGTTCACGCCGTCGGCAACCACTCGCAGCGCGTCGATGTCGAGCCCCGAGTCGGTTTCGTCCATCACCGCGATCTCCGGCTTGAGCAGCGCCATTTGGAGGATCTCGGCGCGCTTCTTCTCGCCCCCCGAGAATCCGTCGTTCAGGTAACGGGTCGCGAACGACTCGTCCATCTTGAGCAGCGCCATCTTCTCGCGCAGCAGATTGCGGAATTCCTTGGGCGCGATCCCCTTATTGCGCGGCATCGCGCCGGAGCCGTTGGTCTCGGGCGGGGCCAGCCGCATGTTGAGCGCCGTGCGCAGGAAATTCGCCACCGAGAGGCCGGGAATCGCGACCGGGTATTGGAACGCCAGGAACAATCCCTTGCGCGAGCGCTCGTCGGGCTCCATCTCCACCACGCTCTCGCCCTTGAACAGGATGTCTCCACCGGTGACCTCGTAGCGAGGATGTCCCAGCAGCGTGTTGGCGAGCGTGCTCTTGCCCGATCCGTTGGGTCCCATCAGGGCGTGGATCTCGCCCTTCTTCACGGCGAGGGACACGCCTTTGAGGATCTCCTTGCCCTCGACCGCGACATGGAGGTCCTGGATGACGAGTTCCGGCGTCTGGCTCATGTGCTCCTTCTCTCCACAAGGCTCTCGCGAGCCATCGAAGGATCCGCGCCGTTCGGAGCGGATCCGTGAACGTTCGTTTCTATACCGAGAAGCTCTCTCCGCAGGCGCAGTTGTGACGGACGTTGGGGTTGTTGAACTTGAAGCCCGCGCCCATCAGACCTTCGACGTAGTCGACCTCGGTTCCGCCCAGCAGCACGGCGCTCTTCAGGTCGACGAACAGGCGAATGCCGTGGCTCTCGAGGACTTCGTCGCCGGGAGACTCGGCTTCGCAGAACTCCATGAAATACGAGTTTCCCGAACAGCCACCGCCCCGCACTCCGAGCCGCAGACCGATCTCCGGAGTGCCCCGTTGCGAGAGCAGGTCCTTCACCTTCTCCGCCGCGATCGGGGTGAACGTGATCATCTCGGGTCCAGCTCCTTTCCTATTCTCTTGCCTCGCCCTTGCGGCGCCGAAGTAATGCCCGCCACGAGCGACGGCCGGGTCTTCATTCCATGGTCCTGCGTGCACCGTACACATCCCGTCGACGGCTCGTGCGTCGGACACACTTTGCACGTCTCGAGGTACGCCAGCCCTGCCAGCAGCTCCGCTTCGGTCTTCTTTCCTCGCTCGATGGCTTGTCGCGTCTCTTCCAGCTTGGTCTCGAACAGCTCCCGCAAGCGGCTCATGGCTTCGGGCCCGACTTCGGCCCCCCACCACGCGCGCAGCACCTCTCGCATCTCGTGGAGCGAGAAGCCCATTCCGTGGAGCAGGTCGATCCATCGCACCCGGTCGACCGCCGCCTCTTCGTAGAGCCGGAACCCCCCGCTCGACCGGGTGGCCGGCTTGAGGAGCCCCAGCTCTTCGTAGAGGTGGATGGCGCGCACCGTCTTGCCGGTCCGCTTGGCGAGATCGCCGACGCGCAGCATGCCGCCGTGAAGGGAGACGCTTTCGATGGGCTGACTCATACCCTTACGTATAGGTTAGATTAGGGCCGAAACCTAATGGATGTTACAGAGATATGCAAGGTCAGCCCGACCGAAACCATGCTGGGTTTGAGGGCAGATGGCTGTGCGCTAGGCACTTGCCCGATGTCAGAGGGCGGACTTGCCCCCGCGCATGATCAGGGCGGCCCCGGCCAGAATCGCGATGCCGGAGATCCAGGGCGGGATCGACATCTGCTTCTTCTCGGTGACCTGCATCTTGATCCCGCCGATCTCGGCCACGTTCTCGGTCTTCTTGTAGGGGATGCCGCCCCACAGGAGGCCGATGAACCCCGCGATCACCAGAACGATTCCCGCAGCTCTCATGAGAACCCCCTGTGGATCGACTCTAGCGGACGGCCGCGGCGCCACCCACCCGGGCTCGGAGCCGCTCGGCGACGGCGTCGATGAAGCCGGCGGTGGTCTGATGCCCAAGCGGTCGAGGCTCCGCGATGGCCGCCAGATCCTTGGTCATGACGCCCGACTCGATGGTCTCGATCACCGCCGCCTCGACGTGGCGTGCGAACGCGGTCAGCTCGGGCGTATCGTCCAGCTCACCCCGCTTCGCGATCGCACCGGTCCAGGCAAAGATCGTAGCCGTCGAGTTGGTGGACGTGGCCTCGCCGCGCTGATGCGCGTAGTAGTGGCGCTGCACGGTGCCGTGAGCGGCCTCGTACTCGAAGCAGCCTTCGGGTGACACGAGCACCGACGTCATCAGGCCCAGACTTCCGAAGCCGGAGGCCAGCATGTCGCTGAACAGGTCTCCGTCGTAGTTGCGGCATGCCCACAGGAACCCGCCCTCGTGGCGCACCACGCGCGCCACCGCGTCGTCGATCAGCATGTACTGATAGGTGATGCCGGCCTTCTCGAACTCGGCGCGGTGCGCTTCGACCTCCTCGCGGAAGATGTTCTTGAAGGCCGCGTGGTAGATCTTGCTGATCGTGTCCTTGGCGGCGAACCAGAGGTCCATCTTCTCGGACAGCGCGTAGGCGATGCAGGCCTTGGCGAAGGACCGGATCGAGCGTTCGGTGTTGTGCTCGCCCTTGATGACGCCGGGGCCCTTGAACTCGTGGACCAGCACCGTCTCTCCCGGACTGCCATCGGCGGTCCGATACACCAGCTCGACGCGGCCCGCTTTCGGAATCTTGATCTCGACGTCGCGGTAGACGTCGCCATAGGCGTGACGACCGATCACGATCGGCTTCTTCCACGCGCGCACCATCGGCGGCACGTTCTTCACGATGATCGGCTTGCGGAAGACCGTGCCGTCGAGGATCGCTCGAATCGTGCCGTTGGGACTCGGCCAGGCCTTCTTGAGGTGGTACTCCTGCACGCGTGCGGCGTCCGGGGTGATGGTGGCGCACTTCACGCCGACCTTGTGACGCTTGATCGCTTCGGCGGCCTGCGTGGTCACGGCGTCGTCGGTCTGATCACGGTTCGGCAGGAACAGGTCGTAGGGCTCGAGCTTCAGCTCGACGAACGGCTCGATGAGCTGCTCCTTGACCATGGTCCAGATCACGCGCGTCATCTCGTCGCCGTCCATCTCGACGATCGGGTTCCTGGCGACGATTCTTTGGCCTGCCATGCGATGTCCTCCGTCAGAGTTGGGCCGGAGAGACTAGCACGCGCGCTTCCCGAGACAAGTCAGGAGCCTTCGCTTCTCACCTTGCCGGGATGATGCTGCCGTAGATAGCTCCACACCGCGTCCACCCCCGGCGAAAGATCGTTGAAGCCCAGGTTAAACGAGTTGAAGCCCATGTGCTCGCTGAGCCGCGTGAGCCACTGGCTGCTGGCCGGGAGTCGCGACCTGAACGTGACGGGGTCCATGA encodes the following:
- the sufD gene encoding Fe-S cluster assembly protein SufD; protein product: MTTTNLSGTGFDVEVAARAEARAAEARETPWARDRRRAAAGTMKALSFPSRTDELWRRTDFRTLEAALPELDPFAAGTRARNVDDLPAPVIAALAGATSAYALVVQRDADVVLEQTHPGLERQGVVVCSLARAFREHEPKLRERYGALLHDDYDWYTAFGAALRTGGAFVYVPEGVTATIPIRLFQWLDGPRRVAAPRSVIVVEKGASATVIEEQLSETVEGIGAHLGGTEVFVGEEAKLVYGTLQDWGRNVYHYSNHRARVGREGELQWIHTVLGSRMTKTNSYFDLDGPGARVYVHGFMFGDQRQHFHLHTLQRHLKDHGTSDLLIKGCLKDHARSVYQGLIQVSEGAQRTDAYQANRNLLLSDTARADSIPGLEILANDVRCTHGATIGQVDEEQLFYLMARGLPRSQAQRLIVEGFFAPVLDRIPLEGVREQLRQAIETKIG
- a CDS encoding iron-sulfur cluster assembly accessory protein — protein: MITFTPIAAEKVKDLLSQRGTPEIGLRLGVRGGGCSGNSYFMEFCEAESPGDEVLESHGIRLFVDLKSAVLLGGTEVDYVEGLMGAGFKFNNPNVRHNCACGESFSV
- the sufB gene encoding Fe-S cluster assembly protein SufB, producing the protein MTTATTTGIREGYEEKYGFHDDEQHVFKSRRGLDRAIVEEISGMKGEPKWMRDYRVKALEIFEKKPTPTWGGNVSEIDFQNIYYYVKPTSEESKTWEDIPADMKRTFDKLGIPEAEQKFLAGVGAQYDSEVVYHKIQEKLEKQGVIFLSCDHGLKEHEELFKQYFGTVIPSTDNKFAALNSAVWSGGSFIYVPKGVHVDVPLQAYFRINTKDMGQFERTLIIVDEGAYVHYVEGCTAPTYSSDSLHSAVVEIIVKKGARCRYTTIQNWSNNVYNLVTKRAVAYRDATMEWVDGNLGSKLTMKYPSVYMVEPGAHGEILSIAFAGKGQHQDAGGKVIHAAPNTTSKIISKSISKDGGRAGYRGLVKVAKGAVDCRSTVNCDALILDEASRSDTYPYMEIEENRVTIGHEATVSKIGDEQLFYLQSRGINKEEAAAMIVSGFIEPIVKELPMEYAVEMNRLIQLQMEGSVG
- a CDS encoding cysteine desulfurase — translated: MSSGAAAGARVTPARALDAHRVRQDFPIFRTPRDKPLIYLDSAATSQKPDAVLEAMNRYYAGYNANIHRGIYKIAEEATAAYEDARRKVAAHVKASPREIIFTRNSTEAINLVAYAWGRTNVGAGDAILLTEMEHHSNLVPWQILAEERQAELRYVPVTGNGELDLEALPRLLADGRVKLMGFVHISNVLGTINPVAEIARLAHEAGAVVLVDASQSVPHCPVDVQALGADFVAFTSHKMLGPTGIGALWGRRALLESMPPFLGGGEMIREVKLTGSKWNELPWKFEAGTMAIAEAVGLGAAVDYLQGLGMDAVFAHDRELAALTMEKLGEIPEVKILGPSADRRGGVVAFTLADIHPHDVATVLDDEGVCVRAGHHCCMPLHEKLGVPASARASFHCYSVPEEVDVLARGLRRALKVFAR
- the sufC gene encoding Fe-S cluster assembly ATPase SufC, coding for MSQTPELVIQDLHVAVEGKEILKGVSLAVKKGEIHALMGPNGSGKSTLANTLLGHPRYEVTGGDILFKGESVVEMEPDERSRKGLFLAFQYPVAIPGLSVANFLRTALNMRLAPPETNGSGAMPRNKGIAPKEFRNLLREKMALLKMDESFATRYLNDGFSGGEKKRAEILQMALLKPEIAVMDETDSGLDIDALRVVADGVNALAGPEMGVLVITHYQRILNYIKPHHVHVMVDGRISISGGPEMAHELETRGYDWVRERQEVESQ
- a CDS encoding MerR family transcriptional regulator; this translates as MSQPIESVSLHGGMLRVGDLAKRTGKTVRAIHLYEELGLLKPATRSSGGFRLYEEAAVDRVRWIDLLHGMGFSLHEMREVLRAWWGAEVGPEAMSRLRELFETKLEETRQAIERGKKTEAELLAGLAYLETCKVCPTHEPSTGCVRCTQDHGMKTRPSLVAGITSAPQGRGKRIGKELDPR